From one Lotus japonicus ecotype B-129 chromosome 3, LjGifu_v1.2 genomic stretch:
- the LOC130743038 gene encoding protein trichome birefringence-like 42, giving the protein MSFKFWWGPLLLASAFLWTVTPLPPHHQVHHQPQGCDYSQGNWIIDDSSFHPLYDASRDCPFIGQGFDCQRNGRPDKQYLKYIWKPSHCDLPRFDGKKFLERNTGKKVMFVGDSISNNMWQSLTCLLHIAVPNSNYTLRTVTKELSVFSFPEYGASIMWLKNGFLVDLVHDKEKGRILKLDSISSGDQWKHVDALIFNTYHWWTHTGHTQTWDYFQVGNELIKDMDHMEAFKIGLTTWAKWIDSNIEPSKTRVLFQGIAASHVDGKGCLKQTQPEQGSMVPYPGVDIVKSVLRNMATPVQLLDITLLTQLRKDGHPSIYTGRGISYQDCSHWCLAGVPDTWNQILYSAHLGN; this is encoded by the exons ATGTCATTCAAATTCTGGTGGGGTCCACTGCTACTGGCCTCTGCTTTTCTATGGACAGTGACTCCTCTTCCACCACACCACCAAGTGCATCACCAGCCACAAGGATGTGATTATTCTCAAGGCAACTGGATCATTGATGATTCCTCCTTCCATCCTCTCTATGATGCTTCAAGGGATTGTCCTTTTATTGGCCAGGGATTTGATTGCCAGAGAAATGGAAGGCCTGACAAGCAGTACCTCAAGTATATTTGGAAGCCCTCTCACTGTGATCTTCCAAG GTTTGATGGTAAGAAGTTCTTGGAGAGAAACACAGGGAAGAAGGTAATGTTTGTGGGGGATTCCATAAGCAACAACATGTGGCAGTCACTCACTTGTTTGCTTCACATTGCAGTCCCTAACTCAAATTATACCTTAAGAACTGTAACAAAGGAACTTTCTGTCTTCTCATTTCCG GAATATGGAGCTTCAATCATGTGGTTGAAAAATGGGTTCCTTGTGGATTTGGTTCATGATAAAGAAAAAGGCAGAATCCTAAAGTTAGACTCCATTAGCTCTGGGGACCAGTGGAAACATGTTGATGCTTTGATTTTCAATACCTACCATTGGTGGACTCATACAGGACATACTCAAAC ATGGGATTACTTTCAAGTGGGAAATGAGCTAATCAAGGACATGGATCACATGGAAGCTTTCAAGATTGGGCTAACTACTTGGGCTAAATGGATCGATTCTAACATTGAGCCTTCAAAGACTAGAGTCTTGTTTCAGGGAATCGCTGCTTCCCATGTTGA TGGAAAGGGGTGCCTGAAACAAACTCAACCGGAGCAAGGATCAATGGTGCCTTATCCTGGTGTGGACATTGTAAAGAGTGTCCTCAGAAACATGGCAACTCCAGTTCAATTGCTCGACATTACTTTGCTGACGCAGCTACGGAAGGATGGTCACCCTTCTATATACACAGGCCGTGGCATTTCTTATCAGGACTGCAGTCACTGGTGTCTTGCTGGTGTTCCTGATACTTGGAATCAAATATTGTATTCTGCACATCTTGGAAATTAG
- the LOC130748626 gene encoding protein trichome birefringence-like 41 encodes MVVPTVKGTNGQCDFFTGSWVLDKSYPLYQPTTCPFIQREFNCIHNGRPDQIYTHYRWQPLHCDLHRFNGRDFLERMRGKSIIFVGDSLSRNQWESLTCLLHSAVPNSPYNVTRVGDVSTFTFTEYKVKVMLDRNVYLVDIVQERIGRVLKLDSIQGSKLWNGIDTLIFNTWHWWNRRGPTQPWDYIQVGNKVMKDMDRMKAFEIALNTWGSWVDANVDPAKVRVFFQGISPSHYNGTLWNEPSAKSCIGQKTPVAGSIYPGGLPPAVAVLKGVLRTIKKPVTLLDITTLSLLRKDGHPSIYGLFGANGTDCSHWCLAGVPDTWNEIFYNLI; translated from the exons ATGGTGGTGCCGACAGTGAAAGGAACCAACGGGCAGTGCGATTTCTTCACCGGGAGTTGGGTGTTGGATAAATCGTACCCGCTCTATCAACCCACCACGTGTCCGTTTATTCAGCGCGAGTTCAATTGTATACACAATGGGCGCCCTGACCAGATTTACACACATTATAGGTGGCAGCCACTACACTGTGATTTACACAG ATTTAACGGCCGAGATTTTCTGGAGAGGATGAGGGGGAAGAGCATCATATTCGTCGGAGATTCACTAAGCAGAAATCAATGGGAGTCTCTGACTTGCTTGCTTCACTCAGCTGTCCCTAATTCCCCATACAATGTGACTAGAGTCGGAGATGTTTCTACATTCACATTTACA GAATATAAAGTCAAAGTGATGCTAGATAGGAACGTGTATTTAGTAGACATTGTTCAAGAGCGTATCGGCAGGGTGTTGAAGCTTGACTCCATACAAGGAAGCAAGCTGTGGAATGGTATTGATACGCTCATCTTTAACACATGGCACTGGTGGAACCGTAGAGGCCCCACTCAACC ATGGGATTATATACAAGTGGGAAATAAAGTTATGAAAGACATGGATCGGATGAAGGCTTTTGAAATAGCACTTAACACATGGGGTTCATGGGTGGATGCCAATGTTGACCCTGCAAAAGTGAGAGTCTTCTTTCAAGGGATTTCCCCATCTCACTACAA TGGCACACTTTGGAATGAACCAAGTGCAAAGAGTTGTATCGGGCAGAAGACACCGGTGGCCGGATCAATTTATCCTGGTGGATTACCACCTGCTGTGGCCGTGCTGAAGGGGGTGTTGAGGACAATTAAAAAACCAGTGACATTGCTTGACATCACAACCCTTTCTCTGCTACGAAAAGATGGACATCCTTCAATTTATGGACTTTTTGGAGCAAATGGAACTGACTGCAGCCATTGGTGTCTTGCTGGTGTTCCTGATACCTGGAACGAGATATTCTATAACcttatttga